One genomic segment of Natrononativus amylolyticus includes these proteins:
- the gcvT gene encoding glycine cleavage system aminomethyltransferase GcvT, translated as MPLQTPPLRGLHDERGAKFTEFGGWDMPVEFDSIRTEHTAVREEAGIFDVSHMGEISVSGPDAEALLQRLTSNDVSALDVGDSQYAAITDADGVIIDDTMIYRLPDDNDGPAYLFVPNAGNDEAMHERWISHRNEWDLEATVDNQTDEYAMFAVQGPNARDLVADAVDEPIGDLGRFEARYATVDGVECWTARTGYTGEDGYEFIVPWGDAETVWSAFDCQPCGLGARDTLRIEAGYLLAGQDFDLESNPRTPYEAGIGFTVKLDTEFVGRDALEAVKEEGVEEKLVGFKLIDRGVPRHGYDVTNPDGRVIGEVTSGTMSPTLEAPIGLGYVPVEYADPGTTLRVVVRGQSKKARVETTPFIDTV; from the coding sequence ATGCCGCTACAGACGCCGCCGTTGCGTGGACTCCACGACGAACGAGGGGCGAAGTTCACCGAGTTTGGCGGCTGGGACATGCCGGTCGAATTCGACTCGATTCGCACGGAACACACCGCGGTTCGCGAGGAGGCGGGGATCTTCGACGTCTCGCACATGGGCGAGATCTCCGTCAGCGGACCCGACGCCGAGGCGCTGCTCCAGCGCCTGACCTCGAACGACGTCAGCGCGCTCGACGTCGGCGACTCCCAGTACGCCGCGATCACCGACGCCGACGGCGTGATCATCGACGACACGATGATCTACCGGCTGCCGGACGACAACGACGGGCCGGCGTACCTGTTCGTTCCCAACGCCGGCAACGACGAGGCGATGCACGAACGCTGGATCAGCCACCGCAACGAGTGGGATCTCGAGGCGACCGTCGACAATCAGACCGACGAGTACGCGATGTTCGCCGTCCAGGGGCCGAACGCTCGCGACCTCGTCGCCGACGCGGTCGACGAACCGATCGGCGACCTCGGCCGGTTCGAGGCGCGGTACGCCACCGTCGACGGCGTCGAGTGCTGGACCGCCCGCACCGGTTATACGGGCGAGGACGGCTACGAGTTCATCGTTCCGTGGGGTGACGCCGAAACCGTCTGGTCGGCGTTCGACTGTCAGCCCTGCGGGCTCGGCGCCCGTGACACCCTGCGTATCGAGGCGGGCTACCTGCTCGCCGGCCAGGATTTCGACCTCGAGTCAAACCCGCGAACCCCCTACGAGGCCGGCATCGGCTTCACCGTCAAACTCGACACGGAGTTCGTCGGCCGGGACGCCCTCGAGGCCGTAAAGGAGGAGGGCGTCGAGGAGAAACTCGTCGGGTTCAAACTGATCGACCGCGGCGTTCCCCGCCACGGCTACGACGTCACGAACCCCGACGGCCGGGTGATCGGCGAGGTCACGAGCGGGACGATGAGTCCGACCCTCGAGGCGCCGATCGGCCTCGGCTACGTCCCCGTCGAGTACGCCGACCCGGGGACCACCCTGCGGGTCGTCGTCCGCGGCCAGTCCAAAAAGGCAAGAGTTGAAACCACCCCCTTCATCGACACAGTATAA